A region from the Haloarcula sp. CBA1127 genome encodes:
- a CDS encoding relaxase/mobilization nuclease domain-containing protein: MMLKTDYQEGGAGNLVDYIQRDREQDAGATVDLRNPAGRELSDSEVNRFVDKSREFGFQRHMIVSPDPTGQYSPEEVRANTRDFMNSEFTQQPTTDCVYGVHRDTEFPHAHIAATGERAELEMGREDIQQMREQAATAFEEPARTRDPTAAARDAPEDIGRVVDEEAREQYHEAELSLNPEAEKALKRATEKSQQKDVGQPTAEKASDERQTEPLSERAAERAEEQAATEREPEVDLEREQEPEREVGWWQ, translated from the coding sequence ATGATGCTGAAAACAGATTATCAGGAGGGTGGTGCAGGGAACCTCGTCGATTACATTCAGCGTGATCGCGAACAGGACGCCGGCGCGACGGTCGACCTCCGAAACCCCGCCGGGCGAGAACTGTCTGACTCAGAGGTGAATCGGTTTGTCGACAAGAGCCGTGAGTTCGGATTCCAGCGGCACATGATCGTCTCGCCAGACCCCACGGGACAATATTCGCCAGAAGAAGTCCGTGCCAACACTCGGGACTTCATGAACAGTGAGTTTACACAGCAGCCGACAACCGACTGCGTGTATGGTGTTCACCGAGACACAGAGTTTCCCCATGCACATATCGCGGCGACTGGCGAGCGTGCGGAATTAGAAATGGGTCGGGAAGATATCCAGCAGATGCGCGAACAAGCAGCGACCGCGTTTGAAGAACCCGCTCGAACACGCGACCCAACGGCTGCCGCTCGCGATGCTCCGGAGGACATTGGCCGGGTCGTGGATGAAGAAGCTCGGGAGCAGTACCACGAGGCAGAACTATCGCTGAACCCCGAAGCAGAAAAAGCGCTCAAACGGGCGACTGAGAAGAGTCAACAGAAAGATGTCGGACAGCCTACGGCTGAGAAAGCGAGCGATGAGCGCCAAACTGAGCCACTCTCAGAACGTGCTGCGGAGAGAGCCGAAGAACAGGCGGCAACTGAACGCGAACCCGAAGTTGATCTTGAACGCGAGCAGGAACCCGAACGCGAAGTTGGGTGGTGGCAGTGA